Proteins encoded within one genomic window of Methanosarcina barkeri str. Wiesmoor:
- a CDS encoding putative quinol monooxygenase, which produces MTIRVVAKNYVKPEKVQEFLGLCKSLVEASLKDEGCIDYGLYQELENSGVMTFLEEWKDEKSLDQHLNSSHFKKIFPLLSEYLEKETEVNVYRKTL; this is translated from the coding sequence TTGACAATACGAGTGGTTGCAAAAAATTACGTCAAGCCTGAAAAGGTTCAGGAATTTCTGGGTTTGTGCAAAAGTCTTGTTGAAGCATCATTAAAAGATGAAGGCTGCATAGATTATGGCCTGTATCAGGAACTGGAGAATTCAGGAGTCATGACTTTCTTAGAAGAGTGGAAAGATGAAAAAAGCCTTGATCAGCATTTAAATTCCAGTCATTTTAAGAAAATATTCCCTCTACTTTCAGAATACCTTGAAAAAGAAACTGAGGTTAATGTCTACAGAAAAACGTTGTAA
- a CDS encoding nitroreductase family protein, producing the protein METLEAIHTRRSIRKYTDRPVPRELVAELLRAAMSAPSAVNAQPWIFIVIDDRKLLDEIPTFSPYAGMCREAPLAILVCGDTTLEKAPGFWVQDCSAATQNLLLAAHDAGLGAVWTGIYPMKDRVEGFRKAFELPEHVIPLAFVPLGYPDQKPGPQDRFDKTKIYHNKYGQRRE; encoded by the coding sequence ATGGAAACTCTTGAAGCAATCCACACTCGCCGAAGCATTCGAAAATACACTGACAGGCCCGTTCCGAGGGAACTTGTTGCCGAACTGCTCAGGGCCGCAATGAGTGCTCCATCAGCGGTCAATGCCCAGCCCTGGATCTTTATTGTTATCGATGACAGGAAGCTCCTTGACGAAATTCCCACTTTCAGCCCCTATGCAGGCATGTGCAGGGAAGCTCCTCTTGCAATTCTTGTCTGTGGGGATACAACACTTGAAAAGGCTCCAGGATTCTGGGTTCAGGACTGCTCGGCAGCTACCCAGAACCTTCTGCTTGCAGCTCACGACGCAGGGCTTGGGGCAGTCTGGACAGGGATTTATCCTATGAAGGACAGAGTTGAAGGTTTCAGGAAAGCCTTTGAACTGCCTGAACATGTAATTCCTCTAGCTTTTGTACCGTTAGGTTATCCTGACCAGAAACCAGGCCCTCAGGATAGGTTTGATAAAACAAAAATCTATCACAATAAGTACGGTCAGAGAAGAGAATGA
- a CDS encoding flavodoxin family protein — MKVIGIVGSPRKNGNTNILVQQVLEGAAEAGAETRTFILNEMNYKGCQGCDYCKGHDKCKLEDDLTEVFEELTSADGVVFGSPIYFGQFTGQMRLFLDRCYSLINADFSPRLPAGKKAVIVGTQGAPDPAAFKGVYEEFKGQVSGFMQAEVKDVLVGVGYHAPGEVKGNIELMEKAKNAGLNLFK; from the coding sequence ATGAAAGTTATAGGTATTGTAGGAAGCCCCCGAAAGAACGGAAATACGAATATTCTTGTCCAGCAGGTCCTGGAAGGTGCGGCAGAAGCAGGTGCTGAAACCCGGACATTTATTCTCAACGAGATGAATTACAAAGGGTGCCAGGGCTGTGACTATTGTAAGGGCCATGACAAGTGCAAACTTGAAGATGATCTTACGGAAGTATTCGAGGAGCTTACATCAGCAGATGGAGTTGTTTTTGGCTCTCCAATTTACTTTGGCCAGTTTACAGGCCAGATGCGGCTTTTCCTTGACCGTTGCTACTCTCTTATAAATGCAGACTTCTCTCCCCGTCTCCCTGCAGGGAAAAAAGCTGTGATTGTAGGAACTCAGGGTGCTCCTGACCCGGCAGCTTTCAAAGGGGTCTACGAGGAGTTTAAAGGTCAAGTTTCTGGCTTCATGCAGGCAGAAGTAAAGGATGTTCTTGTAGGAGTTGGCTATCACGCTCCGGGAGAGGTCAAGGGTAATATCGAGCTTATGGAAAAAGCGAAAAACGCAGGTCTTAACCTGTTCAAATGA
- a CDS encoding helix-turn-helix domain-containing protein — MVSEVRNNRHYQCPVEATLEVIGGKWKPIILWQLRTEKLRFSGLQQSMQGISPKMLTKQLRELEEDGLILREVYPEIPPRVEYSLTEFGKTVLPVLDALCKWGIEYLGRECLLDKQSLNDRS; from the coding sequence ATGGTAAGTGAAGTACGGAATAACAGACATTACCAGTGTCCTGTGGAAGCAACCCTGGAGGTAATTGGAGGCAAATGGAAGCCTATTATCCTCTGGCAGTTGAGGACAGAAAAATTAAGGTTTTCAGGACTCCAGCAAAGCATGCAGGGCATTTCACCCAAGATGCTTACGAAACAGCTCAGGGAACTCGAAGAAGACGGGCTTATTCTCAGGGAAGTTTATCCTGAAATCCCACCCAGGGTTGAGTACTCACTAACCGAATTCGGAAAGACTGTGCTTCCGGTCCTGGACGCTCTCTGCAAATGGGGAATTGAGTATCTTGGAAGAGAATGCCTACTGGATAAGCAATCGCTTAATGATAGATCGTGA
- a CDS encoding ATP-dependent DNA helicase, translating into MTQKNGYMRYFTKQSCYPNQAEAMEKIHSALLNEKTVLFEGACGTGKTLSALAPALSVGKKLNKVVIIVTNVHQQMVQFINEAREISRDNDIKTIVFKGKASMCPKNLDYEECRLKGENTYDLLDLEREISSKEKELKDAYEKYKRTKDPALYSLRTELEKELEETKKKSRALRNNSCLELYEVLKFEGNEFSNWLFSDVRSPEEILEYAEDRDMCGYELLKKELKNAELLICNFHHVLSAEIFMMLLKWLERDPEDVILIFDEAHNIEASARSHSSTMLSELTIEKALSEVGETPESDNSLMLGKETDSGGGIPLDQDYAARLYAKKLFTCLLTALRDTYAAKLKFGERNRLGKHWQDIKISDPYERFDILKARFLREAMKEGFADEEKVLTRLREIGEFGGRLEEIYAENYKKGLLAVPKRSQIRYVADFLSSYLVLSDRQNYYPILNVRRDFKSDRIAGRIELFTCIPKNVTQPLFDSIYAAVLMSATLRPFEMIKSTLGISREVEEISYSTTFPRERRLTLAVSIPPLFAKNRDSPETLESIKEALLAATVASPGNVIIYFQSYAEALRYTKLLEPELSIPIFLDETGVSAQEIRKKFFKIGEQGGKALLITYLWGTLSEGVDFRDSRGRTVIIVGIGYPALNDRIKAVESAYDEVFGCGEGWEFAVQVPTIRKVRQAMGRIVRSPDDYGVRILLDSRYQGSQVRKLGKFSVFDYFPPEEKREFIDIAPKDVGSIVKEFFAHVTHSNLENESKSQTSSRVGFGSLAEKL; encoded by the coding sequence ATGACGCAAAAGAACGGATATATGCGGTATTTTACGAAACAGAGTTGCTACCCTAACCAGGCAGAAGCCATGGAGAAGATCCACTCGGCTCTCCTGAACGAAAAAACCGTACTCTTTGAAGGAGCATGTGGAACAGGCAAGACTTTAAGTGCACTTGCTCCTGCACTGAGTGTGGGGAAAAAACTCAATAAGGTCGTTATTATAGTCACTAATGTCCATCAGCAGATGGTTCAATTTATAAATGAGGCAAGAGAGATTTCCCGGGATAACGACATAAAAACAATTGTTTTCAAGGGCAAGGCTTCGATGTGCCCCAAAAATCTCGATTACGAAGAATGCAGGCTCAAAGGAGAAAATACCTATGACCTCCTTGACCTTGAGCGGGAAATTTCTTCAAAAGAAAAAGAGCTCAAGGATGCCTATGAGAAATACAAACGAACAAAAGATCCTGCTCTTTATTCCCTGAGAACTGAGCTTGAAAAAGAACTCGAAGAAACTAAGAAAAAATCTCGGGCTTTGAGGAATAATTCCTGCCTGGAGTTATATGAAGTCCTGAAATTTGAAGGTAACGAATTTTCCAACTGGCTTTTTTCCGACGTAAGAAGCCCGGAAGAAATCCTGGAGTATGCCGAAGACCGGGATATGTGCGGGTATGAACTGCTGAAAAAAGAACTCAAAAACGCCGAACTTCTAATCTGCAATTTTCATCATGTCCTTAGTGCCGAAATTTTCATGATGCTGCTTAAATGGCTTGAACGAGATCCTGAAGATGTTATTCTGATTTTTGACGAAGCACATAATATTGAGGCATCTGCCCGTTCCCACTCTTCAACAATGCTCTCGGAACTGACTATTGAAAAAGCTCTTTCGGAAGTAGGTGAGACTCCTGAATCTGACAATTCCCTTATGTTAGGAAAAGAAACTGACTCAGGAGGTGGCATTCCCCTTGACCAGGACTATGCGGCTAGACTATATGCAAAAAAGCTGTTTACCTGCCTCCTTACCGCTCTCAGGGATACATATGCTGCAAAATTGAAGTTCGGGGAAAGAAACAGGCTTGGAAAACACTGGCAGGACATTAAGATCAGCGACCCTTATGAGCGCTTTGACATCCTGAAAGCTCGCTTTTTGCGAGAAGCGATGAAGGAAGGCTTTGCAGATGAAGAAAAAGTCCTCACAAGGCTGCGGGAGATTGGCGAGTTTGGAGGAAGGCTGGAAGAGATTTATGCGGAAAATTACAAAAAAGGGCTTCTTGCAGTTCCGAAACGTTCCCAGATCCGGTATGTTGCAGACTTTTTATCCTCTTACCTCGTACTTTCGGACAGGCAAAACTACTATCCAATTCTGAATGTGCGCAGAGATTTCAAAAGCGATAGAATAGCCGGCAGGATTGAGCTTTTCACATGCATTCCTAAAAACGTGACTCAGCCTCTGTTTGATTCCATTTATGCAGCAGTACTCATGTCAGCTACACTCCGACCCTTCGAAATGATAAAATCCACGCTTGGCATCTCAAGGGAAGTGGAAGAGATTTCCTATAGTACGACCTTTCCCAGGGAAAGGAGGCTTACACTTGCGGTTTCCATTCCTCCGCTTTTTGCAAAGAACCGTGACAGCCCGGAAACGCTTGAGAGCATTAAAGAAGCCCTGCTTGCAGCTACTGTTGCATCGCCAGGAAACGTGATTATTTACTTCCAGAGCTATGCTGAAGCACTCCGCTATACTAAACTCCTTGAACCTGAACTTTCTATTCCTATTTTCCTTGATGAGACAGGGGTTTCAGCCCAGGAAATCCGAAAGAAGTTTTTCAAAATCGGAGAGCAGGGAGGAAAAGCCTTACTTATAACCTATCTCTGGGGAACATTGAGTGAAGGTGTTGATTTCAGAGATTCCAGGGGCAGGACCGTGATTATAGTGGGAATCGGATATCCGGCCCTAAATGACCGAATCAAGGCTGTCGAATCTGCTTATGATGAAGTTTTCGGCTGTGGTGAAGGCTGGGAGTTTGCAGTTCAGGTGCCTACAATCAGGAAGGTCAGACAGGCAATGGGAAGGATAGTGCGTTCTCCAGACGACTATGGAGTAAGAATTCTCCTTGATTCTCGCTACCAGGGCTCTCAGGTACGTAAACTCGGTAAATTTTCAGTTTTTGATTATTTCCCGCCTGAAGAAAAGAGGGAGTTCATCGACATTGCACCCAAGGATGTGGGAAGTATCGTGAAAGAATTTTTTGCACACGTCACGCATAGTAATCTCGAAAATGAATCGAAGTCCCAGACTTCAAGTCGTGTGGGTTTCGGAAGCCTTGCTGAAAAGCTTTGA
- a CDS encoding phenylalanine--tRNA ligase subunit alpha: MSIQDNLTINEKKVLLALEEIGSASPERLEEKSGLQVDAAMQAAFMLEEKGLVSVSEKMLERYSLTKEGTEYTKTGLPERQIIDFLKKPTSLEELRGHFSPKMVGIATGWLVKKGWAKIENGVMVPSGKVNAGKDEETLAAFTGKAKTLEEIGSDQGTIKDLLKRKLVIKHEEKFRTVSITDAGNALATQGLVLEEEIAQLTPELLKSGAWKDKKFRPYRLDITPKSLYGAKIHPYRRLIEQMRQIFLEMGFAEIKGGIIQSSFWNFDALFQPQDHPARDMQDTFHLNSTCELPTEYFEKVAAMHEHGGDIDSCGWGGAWDKELSRRNVLRTHTTSVTVKYLADHPKSPVKAFCIDRAYRRETIDPTHTPEFEQLEGVVMDKNMSFADLLGLLAEFYHRMGFEEVRFRPGYFPYTEPSVEPEVYVDGLGWVELGGAGVFRREVSEPLGIKDPVLAWGLGVSRLAMLKLGLKDLRLLYQSDIDWLRKSEVCRT; the protein is encoded by the coding sequence ATGAGTATTCAGGACAATCTCACAATCAACGAGAAAAAGGTCTTGCTTGCCCTTGAGGAAATAGGATCTGCTTCTCCCGAAAGGTTGGAGGAAAAATCAGGGTTGCAGGTGGATGCGGCAATGCAGGCAGCTTTCATGCTTGAGGAAAAAGGGCTGGTTTCGGTTTCCGAAAAGATGCTCGAACGTTATTCTCTTACAAAGGAAGGGACGGAATATACAAAAACCGGGCTTCCGGAACGCCAGATTATTGACTTCCTGAAAAAACCTACCTCGCTTGAAGAGCTGAGGGGCCATTTCTCTCCAAAAATGGTAGGGATTGCAACCGGTTGGCTCGTAAAAAAGGGATGGGCAAAAATTGAAAATGGGGTAATGGTGCCATCGGGAAAAGTGAATGCAGGAAAAGATGAAGAAACCCTTGCAGCTTTCACAGGCAAAGCAAAAACCCTTGAAGAGATCGGGTCCGACCAGGGAACAATAAAGGACTTGCTTAAGCGTAAACTTGTCATAAAACACGAAGAAAAGTTCAGGACTGTTTCCATAACTGACGCAGGAAATGCGCTTGCTACCCAGGGTCTTGTCCTTGAAGAGGAAATTGCTCAGCTCACACCCGAGTTACTGAAGAGCGGGGCCTGGAAGGACAAGAAGTTCAGGCCTTACCGTCTTGATATTACGCCCAAATCCCTTTACGGAGCCAAGATCCATCCTTACAGGCGCCTTATAGAGCAGATGCGTCAGATCTTCCTGGAAATGGGGTTTGCCGAGATTAAAGGCGGGATCATCCAGAGTTCTTTCTGGAACTTCGATGCCCTCTTCCAACCTCAGGACCACCCTGCAAGAGATATGCAGGATACCTTCCACCTTAACAGCACCTGCGAGCTCCCCACTGAGTACTTCGAGAAGGTTGCTGCAATGCACGAGCATGGAGGAGATATCGATTCCTGCGGCTGGGGTGGAGCCTGGGATAAGGAACTTTCAAGACGCAATGTGCTGAGAACCCATACAACATCTGTTACTGTCAAGTATCTAGCTGACCACCCCAAATCACCTGTAAAAGCTTTCTGCATTGACAGAGCTTACCGCAGGGAAACCATTGACCCTACTCATACTCCGGAGTTCGAGCAGCTTGAAGGAGTTGTAATGGACAAGAATATGTCTTTTGCAGACCTGCTCGGCTTACTGGCAGAATTCTACCACAGGATGGGGTTCGAAGAAGTCCGCTTCCGTCCCGGATATTTCCCATATACCGAACCAAGTGTGGAACCTGAGGTTTATGTTGACGGCCTGGGTTGGGTTGAACTTGGAGGGGCAGGCGTTTTTAGAAGAGAAGTTAGTGAACCTTTAGGGATTAAAGACCCTGTCCTTGCCTGGGGGCTTGGAGTCAGCAGGCTTGCCATGCTGAAGCTCGGGCTTAAAGACCTCAGGCTCCTGTACCAGTCCGATATTGACTGGCTCAGAAAGAGTGAAGTTTGCAGGACCTGA
- a CDS encoding tryptophan--tRNA ligase, which produces MTNKLDPWSSSEINDYSKLFEEFGISPFDNMLPEIPSPHMYMRRRVIFGHRDYEQIAEAMRTGAPFSVMDGFMPSGKVHLGHKMVMDQIIWHQQMGASAFVGIADREAFSVRGFSWQKCREIGVEEYILSLIALGFKPDGLIYFQSGCESVKDLAFELGVKVNFSELSAIYGFSGETNLSHMISVATQAADILQPQLEEFGGPKPVVVPVGPDQDPHLRLTRGLAGKMSMFRVEERENANGWKYLSVRGKGAPKQALQELKKRIPGKVKLYEEHLDVLQTPDYPFLERFVSQINQPEKKKYFTAELKDVSKSASEMILTRKILDEIVAEVAAEFEGYAFIPPASTYHRFMSGLQGGKMSSSIPDSYIALTDDPKEGAKKVKRAKTGGCVTLEEQKKLGGKPDECSVFELMLFHLLGDDEELLEIRQECVSGTRMCGSCKQLAAEKMYEFLKDHQEKRELAREHLDEYKIICKK; this is translated from the coding sequence ATGACTAATAAACTTGACCCATGGAGTTCAAGCGAGATTAATGATTATTCCAAGTTATTCGAAGAATTCGGGATTTCTCCATTTGATAATATGCTTCCTGAAATCCCCTCTCCACATATGTATATGCGGAGAAGAGTTATCTTCGGGCACCGTGATTACGAACAAATTGCAGAGGCCATGAGGACAGGTGCCCCTTTTTCGGTTATGGACGGTTTTATGCCTTCAGGAAAGGTTCACCTCGGGCACAAGATGGTTATGGACCAGATTATCTGGCACCAGCAAATGGGAGCGTCAGCTTTTGTTGGGATTGCGGATAGAGAGGCTTTCTCAGTACGCGGTTTTTCCTGGCAGAAATGCAGGGAAATCGGAGTGGAAGAATATATACTAAGTCTTATCGCTCTCGGTTTTAAGCCCGATGGCCTTATTTACTTTCAGTCAGGCTGTGAAAGCGTAAAAGACCTGGCATTTGAACTCGGGGTCAAGGTCAATTTCTCGGAACTGAGTGCAATCTATGGTTTTTCAGGAGAGACAAACCTATCCCATATGATCAGTGTAGCAACTCAGGCTGCCGATATTCTCCAGCCCCAGCTTGAAGAATTTGGGGGGCCAAAACCGGTTGTGGTGCCTGTAGGACCTGACCAGGACCCTCACCTCCGCCTTACAAGAGGGCTTGCAGGCAAGATGAGCATGTTCAGGGTAGAAGAGAGAGAAAATGCAAACGGCTGGAAATACCTGAGCGTGCGCGGCAAGGGTGCCCCAAAGCAAGCTTTACAGGAGCTTAAAAAACGCATTCCAGGTAAAGTGAAACTCTATGAAGAGCACCTGGACGTACTTCAAACTCCCGACTATCCGTTCCTGGAAAGATTTGTTTCGCAAATAAACCAGCCTGAGAAAAAGAAATACTTCACGGCCGAGCTTAAAGATGTCTCTAAATCCGCCAGTGAAATGATACTCACCCGAAAAATACTGGATGAGATTGTAGCTGAAGTAGCCGCTGAGTTCGAAGGCTATGCTTTCATTCCTCCTGCATCTACCTATCATCGCTTCATGAGCGGGCTGCAGGGAGGAAAGATGTCGAGCAGCATCCCTGACAGTTATATTGCTCTTACTGACGACCCGAAAGAAGGCGCAAAAAAAGTAAAGAGGGCAAAGACCGGCGGCTGTGTGACCCTGGAAGAACAGAAAAAACTTGGCGGAAAACCCGATGAATGTTCAGTGTTCGAACTGATGCTCTTCCACCTGCTTGGGGACGATGAGGAGTTACTGGAAATCAGGCAGGAATGTGTCTCAGGAACCAGGATGTGCGGTTCATGCAAACAGCTTGCGGCCGAGAAGATGTACGAGTTCCTCAAAGACCATCAGGAAAAGCGGGAACTTGCAAGGGAACACCTCGATGAATATAAAATAATTTGCAAAAAGTAA